AGCTTTCCCATGGTCTTTACAATCAGGTTCGCGACGTTGACATGACAAGAACCAGCGTACTTCTGCCACAGTCAGTATATAACGAAGCATGGAGAGATACGGTTAATGCTGTGGATGGTGCAGGTATATATGGTGACGTCAACTTGGGCAATGCCGGAAGTATAGCCTATGAGGTTCAGGGAGGAACTGTTAAGGTTGAAACCGACGGCGGTGTTGCAACAACTACTAAAGAACAGCTTGCCATGCCTTTTATAGGAATTAATTTTAATCCCACAAGCGCAAAGTCCACCGAAGCTGAGGCTGCCTCGGTAATGTGGACAACTCCTGTCGATGGCTTAAAATTTGGTGTTTCAGCCTGGAACGTAAATCTTGAATTGGAAGGCCCTGGAACAAAGGGTGGCATGGTAATACCGATTCTTTTTGAAACAAATACAAAAGAAGTCACCACTTCAATTGAATACAGCATGAACAATCTGACCCTGGCTGCGGAATACTCCTACAACAGGTATGACTTTGATTTGACAACTCCTTTAGGAAAAAGCTCATCGCCTCTTGAAACCGAAGGTTATTACGCAAGCGCCGCTTACAGATTTAACGAAATCTACGAACTTGGCATGTATTATTCTCTGTACTTTGCAGACAAGGATAACGAAGATCCGGATGAAGGCGATCCAAGGTTCCAGCAGGCCAGTGACGCTTATCTCAAGGATATCTGTCTTTCAAACCGTTTTGACATAACCAAAAACTGGATATTCAAGCTTGAAGGTCATCTCATGGATGGCTCGGCTCTCATGATGAAGACCAATAATCCAACACCTCCTGGCAGAGAGGATGACTGGTATCTGCTTGCTGCTAAAATGACTTTCAGTTTCTAATTTAAAAGAGACTCTGGTTTTTTCAGGCGGAGTATGCACTATTTTATAGATTGCATACTCCGCCTTTTTTTATTAGATATTATTTATAATCAATTTAAAGAAAGTTAATCACCAAAATGCATTGCATGCAGGGGGGAATATGCAGAAACGTAAAGCCTTTAATTTTATTCTGTCTTTTTTTATTTTTTTGATGCTTGTACCTGTTATGGCAGATTCAGAGCCGGTTAACGGTGAACCAGCCTTGAAAAAACTTCTTGCAGATATTGGAATAAGCTATTCCGGTGATAATACGACAGCAATAGGCAAAGCCAAGGAATTTGTCATAAGCCGTCAGGCCCAGAAGAAAAGAGATGTCGTTTTTAAGGCCCCTGTCGTATTTGAAGAAATAAATCAGAAATATCTTACAATTAATTATGATGTTGAAATAAAGCCTGATTCACTTGGGGTTGTGTCACTTCTTTTTGAGAGAAGCGGAGATAAAATCAATTTTGCAGAAGGCAAGTATCTTCTCTGGGTTGGCCCGGACGACATGAAGGAATACAAGTCAATAACAACAGAAAAAATTTGCGAGTACTACAGGAAATTAGGCGCAAATGACTGCTTTCCTGTCGTGACCCATTCCAAAATGACAAGAGCGGTCTCACTCAAGGCTGATATCAAGCATACCCACAGTGGAGATGATATTAACTCAGGAATTATCAAAGAACAGTACATAGACGATTCCATAGCAAGGGATTCCGAGGTAAAGGCGCTGATTGCAAATATGGCAAAATCAGCCCCGCCTGCAGCTCCTGCTGCGGCCCCTGTTAATGTGCCGGCACCAAAACCGGGAGTCGCCTTTACTCCGATTCCGGAAGCCGGAGCCAATGAAAGAATCGCACATCTTGAAGCAGAGGTTAAAAGGCTTTCCGAACTTCTCAAGGATGTCACAAGAACCAACGAAGCGCTGGTATTCAGCAATATGAATCTACAGGTTGTTAATGGTTCAGGAAGCACTGAATCTGCAAATGGCAAGGGCAATATTATTGTTGGTTACAATGCCGGTGGAGGAGCTAAATCAGGATCCCACAATTTGGTTGTCGGTAGCAAAAACGGCTACTCATCTTACGGCGGGATAATTGCAGGCAACGGCAATACTGCATCAGGTAAATTTTCCTGCGTGCTTGGCGGAGCTTCAAATACAGCGTCCGGTGATCAGTCAGCTATTGTCGGTGGTGAAAAGAACAATGCAAGCGGCAATTCTGCAGTGATTGTCGGAGGTGCCCAGAGATCGGCCACAAATATAAATCCACATTTTTCCAATCAGTAGACGCTGTTTTGACGTTTGATTGTTATGATGCAGATCTTTCATATTTAATAACACGGCTCAAATTATGGGCCGTGTTATTATATCATTCAGCATACTTATTTAAATTCTGGTTAAAATCCTGGTTATCAACTTATATATTGAGAGGCTTTATGAAGCTCATTAAGAAAAGCGTTGTCATGGGTTTCCTTGCTGTTATTTTACCATTGCTTCTGCATGGTTTATGTTTTGGAGCGCCAGAGACAAAAGCCCCTGCAAAGGCGCATCTGTTCAAGGCCCTAATAATCGGTGTCAGCAATTATTCGGATAAAAATATTAAGGCATTTTCAGGATCAGGCAGTGATGCTCAAAAAATCGGAAAGATTCTTACAGATGTTTACGGTTTTCAGGTTAAAACACTGCTTAATGAAAAAGCAACGCGAAATGAAATAATCTCTTCCATGTCCCAGCTGTCGGATCTCCCTCAGGAGTCAAGCGTGATGGTGGTTTTTCTGGGAAGCGGCGAAAAGGATCAATTGTACGATTATACATACTGGATTCCACATGATGCAAAGTCCGGGGATGTGTTGACTTACATTGACAACAGGCAGATCGCCAAGCAGATAAAAAAGATCAAATCCAAACACCTTCTCATGATTTCAGGTGCAAGCTATCCTGCCGCAGGAATTACTGGTGTACCTCAAAGCCAGGAAGAACTTTCCAAAAAATTCCAAGGCCAGAGCAGATGGGTTCTTTTATCAGGATTAAATATTGACGTGCCTGATTCGGCAGATCCTTCAACAGGAGCTTTTGGAAAGGCAATTTTCCAGTCTTTTAAGAAGAACCAGTCTTCCGTATTTTCTGTTCAGGATTTTTATAAAGGGGTGCAGTCGTCAGTTTCTGCCAAATCTGGAATTAAACCGGTTTTTGGTGTGTTTGATTCAGGGCAGGTATCAGGAGGAGAATTCCTTTTTGCAAAACCAGAGGCCCAGGCAGCCTTGATAAGCGGAGAAACATCAGCTGCGTCAATAGAAGGTGAAGGAACTGGTAACGATGCCGTCCTTAACATAAATTCTCCTATTCAGGGCGCAGATATTTATCTAAACGGAATACCATGGGGGAAGACTCCGCTTAAGGATAAAAAAGTAATAGCCGGAAAATATTCTGTGAAATTGAGCAAAGACGGATATGATCCTTCACAGAGTGAAGTCACAATAGCTGTGGGAGAGACAAAAGAACTTGATATAGACATACTGCCTTCAAAGTCATCCGAAGGAATTCTTAAATTTACCGTCACTCCCCAAACTGCATCTGTTCTATTTACTGATGGCAAGACAAAATACTCTCCTGGTATGAGCCTGTCACCAGGAAAATATCAGGTCGAAGTATCGAGTTTTGGTTATGAAAAACAGAAAATTGATTTTGATATTACACCCGGCGCAAAAATTGAAAAAAACATAAATCTTAAAGAGGCTTCAGTAATCCAGAACTCCCTCGGAATGAAGTTTGTTAAGATTGCTCCAGGCGGTTTTGTAATGGGGTCTGGATCTGATGTCCAGAACCGTGGCGCAGATGAAATATCCCACCAAGTAAAAATATCGAAGGCTTTTTTCATACAAGCCACAGAAGTAACTAATGGACAATGGTCTGAGTTCGTGAAGGCTACATCCTATAAAACCGATTCTGAGACGAGTGGTAATGGTCCATGGATATGGATAGGTCATAAATGGGAGCAGGACCCTGCATATAGCTGGGCTAAACCTGGATTTCAGCAAACCCAGGATGCTCCGGTTGTCTGTGTTTCCTGGAATGACGCCAATAAATTCATCGCCTGGATCAATGCAAAAGGTGAGGGAACTTACAGGCTTCCTACTGAAGCTGAATGGGAATATGCTGCAAGGGCCGGCAGCAAGGATAATTTCTCAACCGGCCAGTGCCTGTCTCCCCAACAAGCAAATTTTGACTCTACAGCTTTATGGGGAAAATGCCAGACAGGAAAGCCTTTGAAGATGACTGTCAAGACAGCTAATTTCCCTGCTAATCCATGGGGGCTTTTTGATATGCATGGTAATGCCATGGAATGGTGCGGTGACTGGTACGGCGAATATCAAGTATCAGGAGAGGCTTTGGATCCCAAGGGCGCAAAAACCGGCACAAACAGGGTGGCAAGAGGAGGCGCATGGGAAAGCTATGTATACCAGTGCAGATCTGCAAAGAGATTCAGCTTTGTTCCTGAAGAATCATATAATAATCTTGGTTTCAGGCTGGTTGCTGAATAATAATGGTTTCGGAAATTTTTGGCTAAGCTTAAGCTTTAAATGGACTCTGCAATACCATTCTTTTTTTTGATGAAGTCGCAAAAAGTAAATAAAAGACGGTGGCGTCATGCGGACTCGATCCGACATCTTTGTATATTCAGGTACTTCTGGATTCCGGCCTGTGCCGCAATGACGGTAATCGGACTTTTTGCGACTTTGTCCTATTTAAATCAGCTTATAATTGTAAATTCAAGGTCTGGCAGACTCATGTTTAATGATGTTTGCCGGATTTTTTTTATAAGACCTTTTTTATAATAAAGCATGCAAACCTGTTATATTAATTATTAATGCGTAAACAAACGGAATGAATATGGCTGGCAGCATGTTTCCGGCCCTGATCCTGCCTACTTCCAGCATATTAAGGCCTATTGCAATTATAAGAAGGCCACCCACAGACGACATCTGCGCTATCACTTCTGGAGTCATATATGGCTTAATAAGTGCTGCCAAAAGTGTGATGAAACTCTGGTATATAAAAACAGATACAGATGACA
Above is a genomic segment from Desulforegula conservatrix Mb1Pa containing:
- a CDS encoding SUMF1/EgtB/PvdO family nonheme iron enzyme, giving the protein MKLIKKSVVMGFLAVILPLLLHGLCFGAPETKAPAKAHLFKALIIGVSNYSDKNIKAFSGSGSDAQKIGKILTDVYGFQVKTLLNEKATRNEIISSMSQLSDLPQESSVMVVFLGSGEKDQLYDYTYWIPHDAKSGDVLTYIDNRQIAKQIKKIKSKHLLMISGASYPAAGITGVPQSQEELSKKFQGQSRWVLLSGLNIDVPDSADPSTGAFGKAIFQSFKKNQSSVFSVQDFYKGVQSSVSAKSGIKPVFGVFDSGQVSGGEFLFAKPEAQAALISGETSAASIEGEGTGNDAVLNINSPIQGADIYLNGIPWGKTPLKDKKVIAGKYSVKLSKDGYDPSQSEVTIAVGETKELDIDILPSKSSEGILKFTVTPQTASVLFTDGKTKYSPGMSLSPGKYQVEVSSFGYEKQKIDFDITPGAKIEKNINLKEASVIQNSLGMKFVKIAPGGFVMGSGSDVQNRGADEISHQVKISKAFFIQATEVTNGQWSEFVKATSYKTDSETSGNGPWIWIGHKWEQDPAYSWAKPGFQQTQDAPVVCVSWNDANKFIAWINAKGEGTYRLPTEAEWEYAARAGSKDNFSTGQCLSPQQANFDSTALWGKCQTGKPLKMTVKTANFPANPWGLFDMHGNAMEWCGDWYGEYQVSGEALDPKGAKTGTNRVARGGAWESYVYQCRSAKRFSFVPEESYNNLGFRLVAE